A single genomic interval of Eurosta solidaginis isolate ZX-2024a chromosome 3, ASM4086904v1, whole genome shotgun sequence harbors:
- the PPO2 gene encoding phenoloxidase 2 → MADKSNLLLLFDRPTEPVFMEKGHASVFDVPDKFLIERYQPIGNEVQNRFGEKAEQRIPVRDIAIPDLRIPMSLPRDAQFSLFIPAHRRIAGRLIDIFVGLRSIDDLQSVAVYARDRLNPYLFNYALSVALLHRRDTKGLDLPSFAQNFPDKFVDSQVFRKVREEVTVVPEGSRMPITIPRDYTASDLDPEHRLWYFREDLGINLHHWHWHLVYPFEAGDRAIVNKDRRGELFYYMHQQVVARYNMERFSNNLARVVRFNNLREPIQEGYFPKMDSLVSSRAWPPRFDDTKLADLNRELDQINLDVADLERWRDRIFEAISQGFATDESGNRVQLDAVRGIDVLGNMIESSILSPNRSLYGDFHNMGHVFISYSHDPQHRHLESFGVMGDSATAMRDPVFYRWHAYIDDIFQEHKSRIPPYTLPELSYEGVFITGVQVSAEGGRPNVLNTFWQQSDVDLSRGMDFVPRGNVFARFTHLQHIPFTYTININNDGGAQRFGTVRIFLGPKTDERGQGMLFKDQRLMMIELDKFVVSLNPGPNTIRRRSTESSVTTPFERTFRNLDFNRPAAGSPNELEFNFCGCGWPNHMLIPKGLPEGLGCELFVMVSNYDQDRIEQQLVGSCSDAASYCGVRDRLYPDRRPMGFPFDRLSRAGADRLVNFLTPNMSIVDVDVRHENRVLPRSV, encoded by the exons ATGGCTGATAAAAGTAATTTGCTGTTACTCTTCGATCGTCCTACCGAGCCTGTTTTCATGGAGAAAGGACATGCGTCTGTATTCGATGTGCCTGACAAATTTCTCATCGAACGATATCAACCCATCGGTAATGAAGTGCAAAACCGTTTTGGCGAAAAAGCAGAACAACGTATTCCTGTTCGTGATATAGCCATTCCAGATCTTCGCATACCCATGTCACTGCCTAGAGATGCTCAATTTTCACTTTTCATACCGGCTCATCGTCGTATTGCAGGACGTTTGATTGATATCTTCGTGGGCTTACGTTCCATTGATGATCTACAGAGTGTGGCTGTGTATGCTCGCGATCGGCTGAATCCCTACTTGTTCAATTATGCACTTTCAGTAGCATTACTGCATCGACGAGATACTAAAGGACTTGACCTGCCATCGTTTGCACAAAACTTTCCCGACAAATTTGTGGACTCGCAAGTCTTCCGCAAAGTACGCGAAGAAGTTACAGTGGTTCCGGAAGGCTCACGTATGCCAATAACTATTCCACGCGATTATACTGCTTCTGATCTGGATCCTGAACATCGTTTATGGTATTTCCGAGAAGATCTTGGTATTAATCTTCACCATTGGCATTGGCATTTGGTGTATCCCTTTGAAGCTGGTGACCGGGCTATTGTGAACAAGGATCGCCGTGgtgaattattttattatatgcaTCAACAAGTGGTCGCCCGGTATAATATGGAACGTTTTAGTAACAACTTGGCTAGGGTTGTTCGGTTTAATAATTTGCGTGAACCCATTCAGGAAGGCTACTTCcctaaaatggactcgttggtgTCGAGTCGTGCTTGGCCTCCACGATTCGATGATACAAAACTAGCAGATTTAAATCGAGAGTTGGATCAAATTAATCTGGATGTGGCGGATTTAGAACGATGGAGGGATCGCATCTTTGAAGCCATATCGCAAGGCTTTGCGACTGAT GAAAGTGGTAATCGTGTTCAACTAGATGCAGTGCGCGGCATAGATGTTTTGGGAAACATGATTGAGTCTTCCATTCTTTCCCCAAACAGAAGCTTATACGGTGATTTCCATAATATGGGACATGTATTCATTTCATACTCTCATGATCCTCAACATCGTCATTTAGAGTCTTTTGGCGTAATGGGTGACTCAGCCACTGCCATGCGTGATCCTGTTTTCTACAGATGGCATGCGTACATTGATGATATATTTCAGGAGCACAAGAGTCGTATCCCACCATACACTTTGCCAGAGCTAAGTTATGAAGGTGTTTTTATAACTGGTGTACAAGTGAGTGCCGAAGGCGGACGCCCGAACGTTCTTAATACCTTCTGGCAACAATCAGATGTGGATCTGTCTCGTGGAATGGACTTTGTGCCACGTGGCAATGTGTTTGCTCGATTCACCCATCTCCAACATATACCATTCACATACACTATCAACATCAATAACGATGGCGGTGCCCAACGATTTGGTACCGTGCGTATCTTTTTAGGGCCAAAAACAGACGAACGTGGACAAGGAATGCTATTTAAGGATCAACGTTTGATGATGATTGAATTGGACAAGTTCGTTGTGTCTC TAAATCCGGGACCAAACACCATTCGACGCCGTTCCACTGAGTCCAGTGTGACAACCCCATTCGAACGCACCTTCCGCAATTTGGATTTCAATCGCCCAGCAGCAGGTAGTCCTAATGAATTAGAGTTCAACTTCTGCGGCTGTGGATGGCCAAATCATATGCTAATTCCGAAAGGCTTACCTGAAGGTCTTGGCTGTGAATTGTTTGTTATGGTGTCCAACTATGATCAAGATAGG ATCGAACAACAATTGGTGGGTAGCTGCAGTGACGCGGCATCTTATTGTGGGGTGCGCGATCGTCTTTATCCTGACCGTCGTCCCATGGGCTTCCCATTCGATCGTCTTTCTAGGGCAGGAGCAGACCGGCTTGTTAATTTCTTGACTCCAAATATGAGTATCGTTGATGTGGATGTACGTCACGAAAATCGCGTGTTACCAAGAAGTGTGTAA